In Henriciella litoralis, the genomic window ACAATCATCGCGCGACGCCGGATACCTGTCACGTCACCTGACGTTACGATCGCGGCGTGTTCTGACTTCTTCGGGCCGTATGCGCTTGAATCTCTCGGCATTGCGAGCTTCGGACCGATTGATGTTGATCGGCAGTCGCCAGATTATGGAATGATCCAGTCAACGCCGAAAGCAGGCTGGTCCGGCGTCAATTTGCGAGAGGCGTTTCACGCATCGCTGGGCCTGATGCCGGTGATTGAAACGGACGTGAATGGCGCGCTCCTTGCCGAGATGCATAGGGGCGCTGCCAAGGGTCTCACGTCGGCGGCCTATGTCACCGTCGGGACAGGAATTGGTGCGGGCTTCTGGGGCAATGGCGGCTTCCTGGGGCAGCCTCATCATCCGGAATTTGGACATATTGGCGTCCCTCGCCATCCTGCCGATGCTGACTTTAAAAGTGTCTGTCTCTTCCATGCCGATTGTCTCGAAGGTCTCGCCTCAGCGACGGCGATGCGGATGCGGGCCGGGGCGCCTGAGACGCTGGCCGAAAGCGACCCCGCCTGGGATATCGAGGCGTATTATCTGGCTGCGGCATGCCGGGCCATTTTCCTGAATTTGCGCCCTCAACGCATTATTCTGGGCGGCGGACTGATGCTCGCTGCTCATCTGCCAGACAAAATTCATAGTGCTTTTGACGTGCAGATGGGCGGCTATCTTGGCCAGACACGGGCAACGGCGCGTCAATTGATCGTCACGCCCGGGCTTGGCGATGATGCAGGTCTCGTCGGCGCAATTCTGCTGGGGGGCGGGCAGGGACCCGCTTAAGAAAAATCCCCGACGGCGATGGGCCGACGGGGATAGATCAATGCTTATTGAGCTGGATTTCAGTACTCTCCGAATTTGATCCGTGCCCGCACGCCGATGGTCCGCGGCGGCCCAAGCGTGGCGTAGTGAGACCGCACGGTGACCGGGTCACCATTTATGTCGCTGACAATCTGGTTCGACAGCGGCGTACTGACGAAGCCCGTTTCAACATACTCGTCGAACAGGTTGTTCACGTAGAGCGAAACCGACCAATTCTCGGCTTCGTAGGTCGCCTTCGCATTGGCCAGGCCATAGGATGGAATGGTGACCGATGACCCGCGTCCGCCCGTGCGTGTCAGGATATCACCCTGCCAGGCATAGGATGCGTTGAAGATAAGCTCATTTCCGTTTTGCAGCGGCTGCACATACTGCCCGAAGATAGAGAACTGGCTTTCCGGTGAACCCGGCAAACGGTCGCCGGCCTTGCCGTCTTCAAACGCCGTTCCGAAACCGGGCGGTGTGATCGTGCGGATCAGGAATGGAACATCCTCGGTGAGTTCTGTCTTGGCGTAGGAATAGGAGCCGCGCAGGCTGAACTGGTCGGTCACTCGCCAGCTTCCCTGAAGTTCAACGCCTTTGGATTCTGCGCCGGAGGCATTCACCGTGATTGGAATGTTTGCGTTGACGGTTGCCGACGCGACCTGCGGATCTGTCCACTCGACGTAGAAAATAGCGCCGTTCAGGATAAGATCACCGCCGAGCCAGGCCGTCTTGGCGCCGATCTCATAATTGGTTGTCTTATCTGGAAAGTAATCGCGTTCGTCGAATTGTGCGACATCTCCGGGATTGGGCCCATACTGCTGACCAGGCGCGAGTGCACAAGCACCCTGCTGCGCGCCAGGGGTGTATGGTTTACAGTCTCCGAGGCCATTCGTATTCCCGATGCGATAGCCCTCGCTGACCGTGAAATACGCCATCAGGTCTGAGGTGAAATCATATGATGTATTGAACTTGAACAGCGTGCCGTCCTCAGCCTGTGTCACAGTCGTTGGCGCGTTCTTGATATCATCCAATGATACTGGGACGGTGAAGGTCGAATCCACCAGCGGAAAATCGACGGTGCTGAAGTCTTTCAATTCGTAATCGTAGTAACGCGCCCCGACGGTCACCGACCATTTGTCAGTTATGTCGTAACCGAGTTCACCGAAGATCGCTGTTTCAACCAGCTCCGTACGACCCGTTGAGAAGTATTCGAGGTCATCTGCCCGTTCCACCAGGAAACAGCTATCAGTGGCCAACTCCTGCGGCGAGCAGAAAACAGGGCGGATGTAGGTATCGTAGTTCGGGGTGATTTCCTTTGAGAAGCCTGCCGTATCTGATTCCGAATAGAAGCCACCTATAATCCAGTTCAAACGACTGTCAGTGGTTGAAACAAGACGCAGTTCCTGAGTGAATGTCTCCGTCTCGTCGACTTCTTTTGTATATGACCCGAACGCCGGGAAGAGCTCATAGGAATATTCCAGAGAGACCAGCAGATCGTTCTGATCGCGTTGGCCGTCATCCTGGAATTTACTGAGACCCGTCGCGGAGGTGAGCTCGGCAAAGCCGAGATCAGCGATCACTTCCAGGGCCAGAAGTTCGTTTTTGACCGTGTTTGGCTCCGGTACGCGCTTGGCATTGTCAAAATCACCGGCGCGGAAGATTTCAGGGCCTGCGCCGGGATAGACTGAGCGCTTGCTCGATATGCGGCGGCCGCCGACGTCGACGTTCTGGAAGTAATAGGTCAGCGTGCCGTCGAGCCAGTTTGTTGGCTCCCACCGCGCTGCAACCCGGCCTGAAACCGCTTCTTCGGTATCGATGTCCTTGGCGCCGCGCAGATTGAGCGCAACAGCGGTGGGATCGGTAAAGTCTGGATCAGGATTTGAGACGCCGACTTCCCTCAAAAGGAATGGCTGATCCACGAAACCGGTATCGTCCAGGATATCCAGCGAGGCGCGGATCGCAAATTTATCACCGATCGGCGCGTTGACCGTAAGACCTGTATCGTAGGATAGGCTGCCAGCCTCGCTATACTGGTAGATATCGCTGCGGAATTCGATCGTGCCTTCTTCAAATTTTGGCTTGACCGGAATGTAGCGAATGGCGCCTGCCAAAGTGCCCGCGCCGTAGAGCGTGCCCTGTGGGCCGAGGAGAACTTCGACGCGCTCCATATCGTTGAGCTTGAGGTCGATGAACAGCGGCACTTCGCCGAGATAGGTTGCAACGGTGCCGCCGCCGGAATTGTCACCATCGCCTGAGCCAATCGGGTCAGCATTGATCCCGCGAACAATGATCGGGTTGCCCTGGCGCGCGCCGCGGTCAACGACGTTGATGCCGGGGACGAAGGACAAAAGATCTGAAAGCTCGCTGATACCCTGCTCTTCAATCTGGGCAGCGCCGACGGCGGCGATGTTGATGGGCACATCCTGGACCGTGCCGGCACGCCGGGTCGCTGTGACGGTGACGACATCCTGACGGGCGACCGCGTCTTCAGATGGCGCGTCCTGTGTCTGCTCGTCCGTTGCGTCCTGGGCCTGCGCAGCCGGTGCAATAAAGGCGCCCAATGTCAGCGCGGCTATGCTTGTGCCTAAGAGCCAATTTGTCTTTTTCATTATACCCTCTCCAGAATGTAGGTTCTGATTAGGGGCGAGGGTGTGAGAATTGATCCAGACCTGGTTAGACCATAGAGAAGCTTTTGACCGCGATTGTCCATTTCGTGACTAATGCGTCATCCATCTGCCTAGATTCCGGACACAAACATGACTGATCCAGATATCAAAAACGCAAGGATGATGCTCGATAAGGGCGATTACCGGGCAGCACATTCGATATGTATGGATATTCTTAGGCGATCACCGCTTGCGGGTGAGCCTTATCTGTTGCTGGGGCGACTGGCTGCCGATCATGGCAACCATACCAAGGCGCTGGACCTGTTTGACCGGTCCGCCGAGCTGGGGTTCGACCCTGCAGAAGCATTTGCCCTCAAGGCCAGAAGCCTTGTTGCGCTGAGCCGCCGCGAAGATGCGATCAAGGCGGCGCAAACCGCTGCTCAATATGCGCCGACAGATGCCGCTCTACTCGACACGATCGGCGTCGTTTTCAGCCGCACCGGGCGACACGAAGAGGCGCTACCGTTTTATGAGAAGGCAGCAGAGCGCGCCGGGCGCTCAGCTCATATCCATTACAATCGCGCTGTTGCCTTGCAGTTCGTCGGGCGAATGGACGAGGCGCGCGAAGCCTATGAGCGATGTCTCGCTCTGGATGGCAGCGAGGTGAGGGCGCTGACTGGACTGGTGCAGGTGTCGCGGCAGACGCCAGAGGAGAACCGGCTTGCGCAGCTTGAAACGGCCTATGAAAACCTGAGCACCCAGCCAGCGGACAAGGTCGCAGATCAGCGGCTTCATCTCTGCCATGCCATCGCGAAAACGCTTGAGGATTTGGGCGACCCGGAAGCCGCGATGGTCTGGTATGGGCGCGGTAAAGAGGACAAGCTAAAGACGCTCGACTATACGTTCGAGCAGGATGCGAAGCTCTTTGATGCCGCGATCAAGACCCTCAAATTCCAGTTTCCGGCCTCCGAAAACAGGGATGCTCCGGTTTTTATCGTCGGGCTGCCTCGCACGGGCACGACTTTGGTTGACCGTATTTTGTCCAGTCATCCGGCGCTGACGTCGGCAGGTGAGCTCAGCGACTTTGCGCTTTGTCTGAAGCGCGAGGTTTCAACGCCATCGCGCTATGTGCTGGATGAGGAGACCCTGCTAGGGGCATCCCAGGCATCTCTCGCTGAGGTGGGGCAGAATTATATCCAGCAGGTGCGAGACACGCTGGGCGTCAGGGGCCGGTTTATCGACAAGATGCCGCTCAACGCGTTCTACGTGCCGCTGATCCTGAAGGCCTTGCCGCACGCACGGGTGATTTGCCTGAGGCGCACCCCGCTCGATGTCGTCCTGTCGAACTATCGCCAGCTCTTCGCGACGAGCTTTGCTTATTACAATTACGCGTTCAGTCTGGAGAACACGGCACGCTACTATGCGGCGTTTGACCGGATGATCGGCGCGTTCAGGGCAGACCTGCCATCAGACCGTTTCACCGAGATCCATTATGAGCGGGTGGTGGCGGACCTTGAGGGCGAGACACGCCGCTTGCTCGATTTCTGCGGACTTGAGTTCGACCCGGCCTGTCTCTCATTCCATGAAAATGCGGCGCCGGTTGCAACGGCGAGCTCTGTGCAGGTCCGTAAACCGCTCTACTCCAGTTCCATCGGCCGCTGGCGCAAGGTTGAGGCGGCCATGCAGCCGGTCCTCCAGATACTGGAGCGCCACGGCATTGATCCGTATGGAGATTAGAAGCGGCGCAGCGGGACTGGCCGGGTTGCTTGCGCGCTACAGTCTCAGGAGCAGCTTCGCCATCACATTGCGTTGAACCTCATTCGAGCCGCCATAGATCGTGGCCGCTCTATTATTGAGGTATCGGGGCATGGCGGTGAGGCTGTGGGCTGGGCCGATTGGTTCAATATTTGCGCCCGGCTGGCGCGCCGCCATCTGTTCGACGCCCGCATAGATGCCGGCTGCTTCAATCCCGAGCGTATCGACCTGTTGCAGGATCTCAGTTCGCGCGGTTTTCAGCATGGACGAGGCCGGGCCGGGATTTTCGCCGCCCGCCAGGGCCGCAGTGACCCTTTGTTCGGTAATCTTGATCGCTTCAAGGTCGATATAGGTCTGTGAGAGCTTTCGCGAAAACGCGGAGTCATCAGCCAGGCGTTTGCCGCCGCCAGCCGGTTCGGCATGGGCCATGATGCGGACACGCTCCAGCGCAGCTTCAACGCCAGCAGACGAGCCGCCGCCACGTTCGAATTCAAGAAGGTATTTTGCGACGGTCCAGCCGTCGTTTTCTTCGCCGAGGCGGCCGGATTTCGGGACGCGGACATCGTCAAAGAAGACCTGATTGACCTCATGCTCGCCAGCAATGGTGATGATCGGTTCGACGCGTATGCCAGGCGTCTTCATATCGAGCAGGAGGAAGGTGATACCCTGCTGCGGCTTGCCGTCAGAAGATGTGCGAACCAGACAGAACATCTTGTTGGCGTGATGAGCCTGCGTGGTCCAGATTTTCGAGCCGTTCAAAACATAGTCGTCGCCATCGGACACGGCTTTCATCTGCAGGCTGGCGAGATCCGATCCAGACCCAGGCTCTGAATAGCCCTGACACCAATAGTCTTCGCCGGCGAGAATGCGAGGTAGATAATAGGCTTTCTGCTCGTCTGTGCCGTAACCCATGATGCATGGCCCCACCATCTGAAGGCCCATGGGGGAGAGGGGCGGCGTGCCGGCCTTCGCGCACTCGGTCGCGAAGATGTAGCGCTGCATTTCGTCCCAGCCCGGGCCGCCATATTCCTGCGGCCAGTGGGGCGCGGCCCAGCCTTTCTTGTTGAGAATTTTCAGCCAGGGCAAATTGTGCTGGGGCTCGCTAAACGAACTGGTGGTCAGGCGACCGGCTTCAGCGAGTTCGCTTGGCAGGTTTTCAGCCAGGAATTGACGGACTTCTGCACGAAAATCCTCGTGCTTCTTATCAAGTGAGAGTTTCATGCCATTTTGGTCTCCCAAAATCATCGGTCATGCAACGCTCACTTAGCGTCAGGGGGCTTGCAAAACAGAATGCGACAGCGCTCGGCGCGGCGTATCAAAGCCTGACCGGCGCGGGGTGGCCTGCTACAGAACGCTGTCTGTCAGTCTTCTCCGAGACCGGCCGTGAAGGCGATTCTCAAAGCAGAAGACAGGCTGTCTACGGCCAGCTTCTCCATCATGTTTGCGCGGTGGATCTCGACCGTGCGGGGAGAGATGTTGAGCGAGTTTGCAATCGCCTTATTGGTCAGCCCTTCGACAAGACCTTCCAGCACATCCGTTTCCCGGGGCGTCAGGTGAGCGAGACGCTTTTCTGCGTCGGCTTTATGCATTGCGCCGCGGGACTGGCTTTCGAGCTGGGCGAAGGCTTCTTCAAGGGCTTTCAGGAGCACCTGCTTTTCATAAGGCTTCTCGACGAAATTGACCGCGCCAGCTTTCATAGCCTGCACAGCGACAGAAACGTCTCCATGGCCCGTCAGGACTACAACAGGCATGCCAATTCCGCGCGCATTCAGCTCTTTCTGGACGGCGAGCCCGCTCATCTTTGGCATCTGCACGTCGAGAAGGATGCAGCCTTCTTCCAGCTTTTCGACATCGTCGAGAAAACTGACGCCATCCTTGTGCGTCTGAACGCGGTAGCCTGCGAGACGAAGCATGAAGCTTGCCGAATGGCGAACCGCTTCATCATCATCGACAAGGTGTATCAGGGGCTTTCCGGTTTCAGTCATCTTGGCGCTCCAGAGCTTCAACGGTAAAGACAAAACGCGTCCCGCCATTGTCGCCAGGCATCGCTTCGATCGTGCCGCCATGGGCTTCTACAATCGTCTTGCAGATCGACAGGCCAAGCCCCATCCCTGTCGATTTTGAACTGGCGAGCGGCCGGAACAATTGATCGGCGACGTCGCGGTCTATGCCCGGCCCGTTATCTTCAATGGATATCATGACCAGTCCACCGCTTACACTTTGAGCGCGGATATCAACCCGGG contains:
- a CDS encoding ROK family protein, whose translation is MEQLKGGIDAGGTTFKCGVADASGTIIARRRIPVTSPDVTIAACSDFFGPYALESLGIASFGPIDVDRQSPDYGMIQSTPKAGWSGVNLREAFHASLGLMPVIETDVNGALLAEMHRGAAKGLTSAAYVTVGTGIGAGFWGNGGFLGQPHHPEFGHIGVPRHPADADFKSVCLFHADCLEGLASATAMRMRAGAPETLAESDPAWDIEAYYLAAACRAIFLNLRPQRIILGGGLMLAAHLPDKIHSAFDVQMGGYLGQTRATARQLIVTPGLGDDAGLVGAILLGGGQGPA
- a CDS encoding TonB-dependent receptor — protein: MKKTNWLLGTSIAALTLGAFIAPAAQAQDATDEQTQDAPSEDAVARQDVVTVTATRRAGTVQDVPINIAAVGAAQIEEQGISELSDLLSFVPGINVVDRGARQGNPIIVRGINADPIGSGDGDNSGGGTVATYLGEVPLFIDLKLNDMERVEVLLGPQGTLYGAGTLAGAIRYIPVKPKFEEGTIEFRSDIYQYSEAGSLSYDTGLTVNAPIGDKFAIRASLDILDDTGFVDQPFLLREVGVSNPDPDFTDPTAVALNLRGAKDIDTEEAVSGRVAARWEPTNWLDGTLTYYFQNVDVGGRRISSKRSVYPGAGPEIFRAGDFDNAKRVPEPNTVKNELLALEVIADLGFAELTSATGLSKFQDDGQRDQNDLLVSLEYSYELFPAFGSYTKEVDETETFTQELRLVSTTDSRLNWIIGGFYSESDTAGFSKEITPNYDTYIRPVFCSPQELATDSCFLVERADDLEYFSTGRTELVETAIFGELGYDITDKWSVTVGARYYDYELKDFSTVDFPLVDSTFTVPVSLDDIKNAPTTVTQAEDGTLFKFNTSYDFTSDLMAYFTVSEGYRIGNTNGLGDCKPYTPGAQQGACALAPGQQYGPNPGDVAQFDERDYFPDKTTNYEIGAKTAWLGGDLILNGAIFYVEWTDPQVASATVNANIPITVNASGAESKGVELQGSWRVTDQFSLRGSYSYAKTELTEDVPFLIRTITPPGFGTAFEDGKAGDRLPGSPESQFSIFGQYVQPLQNGNELIFNASYAWQGDILTRTGGRGSSVTIPSYGLANAKATYEAENWSVSLYVNNLFDEYVETGFVSTPLSNQIVSDINGDPVTVRSHYATLGPPRTIGVRARIKFGEY
- a CDS encoding tetratricopeptide repeat-containing sulfotransferase family protein, with product MTDPDIKNARMMLDKGDYRAAHSICMDILRRSPLAGEPYLLLGRLAADHGNHTKALDLFDRSAELGFDPAEAFALKARSLVALSRREDAIKAAQTAAQYAPTDAALLDTIGVVFSRTGRHEEALPFYEKAAERAGRSAHIHYNRAVALQFVGRMDEAREAYERCLALDGSEVRALTGLVQVSRQTPEENRLAQLETAYENLSTQPADKVADQRLHLCHAIAKTLEDLGDPEAAMVWYGRGKEDKLKTLDYTFEQDAKLFDAAIKTLKFQFPASENRDAPVFIVGLPRTGTTLVDRILSSHPALTSAGELSDFALCLKREVSTPSRYVLDEETLLGASQASLAEVGQNYIQQVRDTLGVRGRFIDKMPLNAFYVPLILKALPHARVICLRRTPLDVVLSNYRQLFATSFAYYNYAFSLENTARYYAAFDRMIGAFRADLPSDRFTEIHYERVVADLEGETRRLLDFCGLEFDPACLSFHENAAPVATASSVQVRKPLYSSSIGRWRKVEAAMQPVLQILERHGIDPYGD
- a CDS encoding acyl-CoA dehydrogenase family protein — translated: MKLSLDKKHEDFRAEVRQFLAENLPSELAEAGRLTTSSFSEPQHNLPWLKILNKKGWAAPHWPQEYGGPGWDEMQRYIFATECAKAGTPPLSPMGLQMVGPCIMGYGTDEQKAYYLPRILAGEDYWCQGYSEPGSGSDLASLQMKAVSDGDDYVLNGSKIWTTQAHHANKMFCLVRTSSDGKPQQGITFLLLDMKTPGIRVEPIITIAGEHEVNQVFFDDVRVPKSGRLGEENDGWTVAKYLLEFERGGGSSAGVEAALERVRIMAHAEPAGGGKRLADDSAFSRKLSQTYIDLEAIKITEQRVTAALAGGENPGPASSMLKTARTEILQQVDTLGIEAAGIYAGVEQMAARQPGANIEPIGPAHSLTAMPRYLNNRAATIYGGSNEVQRNVMAKLLLRL
- a CDS encoding response regulator transcription factor, whose translation is MTETGKPLIHLVDDDEAVRHSASFMLRLAGYRVQTHKDGVSFLDDVEKLEEGCILLDVQMPKMSGLAVQKELNARGIGMPVVVLTGHGDVSVAVQAMKAGAVNFVEKPYEKQVLLKALEEAFAQLESQSRGAMHKADAEKRLAHLTPRETDVLEGLVEGLTNKAIANSLNISPRTVEIHRANMMEKLAVDSLSSALRIAFTAGLGED